One genomic window of Polyodon spathula isolate WHYD16114869_AA chromosome 8, ASM1765450v1, whole genome shotgun sequence includes the following:
- the LOC121319600 gene encoding ras association domain-containing protein 9-like has translation MESDEKEIQVWVCQEEKVVSGLTKRTTCFDVVQALLEEHQTTAGDKSLLIGSPREYCLVERWRGFERALPPLTRILRLWRAWGDEKAYLQFVLVRTDVFVPQPSWRSSEAKQTHTKEIRWNQGPAQYMKSIPVKKQKKIVKRAFRKLEKMKQGTTQQERDGMDSLIKLIISQDHTIRQQIRRMRELDLEIKQNELELSTEWAETDVGNFVKDAYFPSQNKDKSSQQHESQFDANLYTSDGILQLEEQLEQHRELIRTLSDDIEKEIKSIWFQGIQDPQGAAASADFDHEEEGNATELENIKEELANSMCNGLALHSDLSHVQKELKQNYVVQQNRKQECELLADQLSALNTMDNVEQPHFVNFKDQTKSNAIQSKVSQILSCTDVIDTDSDTGISSTHSQDSSSPCGEIPLPPI, from the coding sequence ATGGAGTCTGATGAGAAAGAGATTCAAGTATGGGTTTGCCAGGAAGAGAAggtggtttctggtctgactaaACGTACAACCTGTTTTGACGTGGTCCAAGCCTTGTTAGAGGAACATCAGACTACAGCTGGGGACAAGAGCCTTCTGATAGGAAGCCCGAGGGAATACTGTCTTGTAGAAAGATGGAGGGGTTTTGAAAGGGCCTTGCCTCCATTGACCAGGATCTTGAGGCTTTGGAGGGCCTGGGGGGATGAAAAAGCTTATCTACAGTTTGTTCTGGTAAGAACAGATGTATTTGTTCCCCAGCCAAGTTGGAGGTCATCTGAGGCCAAGCAAACACATACTAAAGAGATACGATGGAACCAAGGACCAGCACAATACATGAAGTCCATACCAGTGAAGAAGCAGAAGAAAATAGTGAAAAGGGCATTCAGGAAGTTAGAGAAGATGAAGCAAGGGACTACACAACAAGAGAGGGATGGTATGGACAGCCTGATCAAGCTAATTATATCTCAAGACCACACCATTAGGCAGCAAATACGAAGGATGAGAGAACTTGACCTGGAGATTAAACAAAATGAGTTGGAGCTGAGTACAGAATGGGCAGAGACTGATGTGGGAAATTTTGTAAAAGATGCTTATTTTCCAAGTCAAAACAAGGACAAAAGCAGCCAGCAACATGAGAGTCAATTTGATGCAAATCTTTACACCAGTGATGGGATTTTACAGCTAGAAGAACAACTTGAACAGCACAGGGAGCTTATCAGAACTCTGTCTGATGACATTGAAAAAGAGATCAAGAGTATTTGGTTTCAGGGTATACAGGATCCACAAGGGGCAGCAGCAAGTGCAGACTTTGATCATGAGGAAGAAGGCAATGCTACAGAATTAGAAAACATCAAAGAAGAGCTGGCAAATAGCATGTGCAATGGCTTGGCATTACACTCAGACCTTTCACATGTTCAGAAGGAACTGAAACAAAATTACGTGGTGCAACAGAACAGGAAACAGGAATGTGAGCTTTTAGCAGACCAGCTCAGTGCATTGAACACCATGGACAATGTGGAACAACCCCATTTTGTAAATTTTAAAGACCAGACAAAGAGCAATGCAATACAAAGTAAGGTTTCACAGATACTGTCCTGTACAGATGTGATTGATACAGACTCAGATACTGGAATAAGCTCTACACACAGCCAGGACTCGTCATCTCCTTGTGGGGAGATTCCTCTTCCGCCCATATAG